In a genomic window of Shouchella clausii:
- a CDS encoding glycerophosphodiester phosphodiesterase, with the protein MKKTNIYGHRGAMGTHPENTLLSFQAAFEQGADGVEFDIQVTKDGELVVIHDDTVDRTTDGTGYVHDYSLRELKALSAGCRFNHLSEYEPSWDQERIPTLQEVLCFLAPFGTEANIELKPHLAKHQGIERRVLETVQAWGSQTKIIYSSFHLPMLLRLKQLNNTANIAWLLNINLPLAADYMSCFQFESLHVDKKILLTEGNAFEQEGLLSVIRAWTANQDQEIQQLLAKGVGTIMTDYPSRAIALRDGMI; encoded by the coding sequence ATGAAAAAAACAAACATTTATGGCCATCGCGGCGCAATGGGTACACATCCAGAAAACACGCTGCTAAGTTTTCAAGCAGCCTTTGAACAAGGCGCAGACGGAGTGGAATTTGATATTCAGGTGACGAAAGATGGGGAGCTTGTCGTCATCCATGATGACACGGTAGATCGGACGACCGATGGCACAGGCTACGTGCACGATTATTCGTTGCGTGAGCTTAAGGCTTTAAGCGCAGGCTGCCGTTTCAATCACCTTTCTGAATATGAACCGAGTTGGGATCAGGAACGGATTCCGACTTTACAAGAAGTGCTTTGCTTTCTTGCGCCGTTCGGTACCGAAGCCAATATTGAGCTGAAGCCACATTTAGCGAAACACCAAGGAATTGAGCGCCGTGTCCTCGAAACCGTCCAGGCCTGGGGAAGTCAAACGAAAATCATTTATTCTTCTTTTCACTTGCCGATGCTTCTAAGGCTCAAACAGCTCAACAACACAGCTAATATCGCGTGGTTGCTTAACATCAATTTGCCGTTGGCAGCTGATTACATGAGCTGCTTTCAATTCGAGTCGCTCCATGTCGACAAAAAGATTCTTTTAACCGAAGGAAATGCCTTTGAGCAGGAAGGATTGCTTTCCGTTATCCGCGCCTGGACAGCTAACCAAGACCAAGAAATACAGCAGTTGCTTGCAAAAGGGGTAGGCACGATCATGACAGACTATCCTAGCCGTGCCATTGCCTTACGTGATGGAATGATATGA
- a CDS encoding MFS transporter, with amino-acid sequence MESDRTWKIWRTYGWRATLLIGTEFFLTFSFFMFVPYISLYVTGELGYSLSFAGLLLALRLTGQQGFMMFGGYLGDKFGYKTMMFIGFVCRGVGFAGIGFAQSPALLLFMAVIGGLGGALFSPALKSLLIYKQPKAHHKKLFSYVNITGNAGTILGPLFGVLFSAQQFPLLSLLSGLLFILIGCTLLGLPIQQETANSDISFLSGLKRIVANQPLLMMIGLMIPYHFIHQQLFLTYPVVATKISGSSGWIFTLVTVIVITTQMKVTAWTYRFTARQSLQAGYLILGTTFLPLLAFEHVVTLTVSLIGIALSVTLMQPTFHSYIVSQASSQTLGIFLGFSNLAMAVGGALGNITGGSLYEWFETNRLSSFYWAILALLSFIAYLTAKTQKH; translated from the coding sequence ATGGAATCTGACCGCACATGGAAAATTTGGCGAACATACGGGTGGCGGGCCACACTTTTGATCGGAACGGAATTCTTTTTGACGTTCAGCTTTTTTATGTTTGTTCCTTATATTTCGTTATACGTTACTGGCGAACTTGGCTACTCCCTTAGCTTTGCCGGTTTGCTGCTGGCGCTTCGTTTAACAGGCCAGCAAGGGTTTATGATGTTCGGTGGTTATTTAGGCGATAAATTTGGCTATAAAACAATGATGTTTATTGGCTTTGTCTGCAGAGGCGTCGGATTCGCTGGGATTGGATTCGCCCAGTCCCCTGCTTTGCTGTTGTTTATGGCGGTAATTGGCGGTCTTGGAGGAGCTTTGTTCAGCCCAGCACTGAAATCTTTATTGATTTACAAACAACCGAAAGCGCATCATAAAAAGTTGTTCTCTTACGTGAATATTACGGGCAATGCTGGTACAATTCTTGGCCCTTTATTTGGCGTGTTGTTTTCAGCGCAACAATTTCCGCTCCTTAGCTTGCTTTCCGGGCTTTTGTTTATTCTAATTGGTTGTACATTATTAGGATTGCCGATCCAACAAGAAACAGCAAATAGCGACATTTCGTTCTTATCTGGATTAAAACGAATTGTCGCCAATCAGCCGCTTTTAATGATGATTGGGCTGATGATCCCTTATCATTTTATTCACCAGCAATTATTTTTAACCTATCCCGTCGTTGCGACAAAAATCAGCGGCAGCTCAGGCTGGATCTTTACACTTGTCACCGTGATTGTCATCACAACACAAATGAAAGTAACAGCTTGGACGTACCGTTTCACCGCTCGCCAATCGCTCCAAGCAGGTTATCTAATACTTGGAACAACGTTTTTGCCGCTGCTTGCCTTTGAACATGTCGTTACGCTTACAGTTTCATTGATAGGCATTGCCTTATCGGTTACACTGATGCAGCCCACCTTTCACTCCTATATAGTCAGCCAAGCTTCTTCACAAACGCTTGGCATTTTTCTCGGCTTTTCTAATCTGGCTATGGCTGTTGGCGGCGCCCTTGGCAACATTACTGGCGGCAGCCTCTACGAATGGTTCGAAACCAATCGCTTAAGTAGCTTCTATTGGGCTATTCTTGCGCTACTGTCCTTTATTGCTTATTTAACAGCAAAAACGCAAAAACATTAA
- a CDS encoding extracellular solute-binding protein — MTKKHCLLIAVAALGVATTACADAGEDTATVSENKDIVNESGFPIVKEPIELTFFTGKSEPNSNNFEETYVWKTYEEMTDMKINFELSAFDGLAEKRNLLFASGNYPDAFYSARLTASDLATYGEQGILIPLDDLIEEYAPNFKAALDKHPDLRKGLTMPDGHIYSFPSYYDPDFLPMLIGVPLWINDEWLDELGMERPTTTDEFYDYLTAVKNTPELAEGEIIPFSGTNMTEIRGQLQGAWGFGNRGVGHKFIDVDPENEGELRFFRTDPKYKEFLEYLNKLYTEELIDPEVYTHDSAQLLAKGAEGRIGAVITSNPETLMNQDHYSGGEALEGPHGDKLYSHVKPPLVHVGAFAITDKNEHPEATVRWMDYFFGEEGATFYFMGKEGETYTKQEDGSLEYTEDITDNPDGLTQDQALASYITWLGGSYPGYVQEHYFKGSESLPNSIENGEKAAANAPEEIWNAFNYTREEQQFRDSVGADLETFINETEDAFITGRKPLSEWEDYVAQVEAMGLEEYMSIQQAAYERYQEVD, encoded by the coding sequence ATGACGAAAAAGCATTGTTTGTTGATTGCCGTGGCCGCATTAGGAGTAGCCACAACAGCATGTGCGGACGCTGGCGAAGATACAGCGACAGTAAGCGAAAACAAAGACATTGTTAATGAATCAGGGTTTCCGATTGTGAAAGAGCCGATTGAATTGACGTTTTTTACTGGCAAATCAGAACCAAACTCCAACAACTTTGAAGAAACATACGTATGGAAAACGTATGAAGAAATGACAGACATGAAAATTAATTTTGAGCTTTCCGCTTTCGATGGATTAGCGGAAAAACGAAACTTGCTATTCGCAAGCGGCAACTATCCTGATGCCTTTTATTCTGCCAGGCTGACCGCGAGTGATTTGGCGACGTATGGCGAGCAAGGCATTTTAATCCCGCTAGATGACTTAATCGAAGAATATGCGCCTAACTTTAAAGCAGCGTTAGACAAACATCCCGATTTACGCAAAGGACTAACGATGCCAGACGGACACATTTACTCGTTCCCGTCCTATTACGACCCCGATTTTTTGCCAATGCTGATTGGTGTGCCGCTATGGATAAACGACGAGTGGCTTGACGAACTAGGGATGGAACGGCCAACGACGACGGACGAGTTTTATGACTATTTAACGGCAGTAAAAAACACGCCAGAATTAGCTGAAGGAGAAATAATTCCATTTTCAGGCACAAATATGACAGAAATTCGCGGACAGCTTCAAGGGGCTTGGGGATTTGGCAACCGGGGTGTTGGCCATAAATTTATTGACGTCGACCCAGAAAATGAGGGGGAACTGCGCTTTTTCCGTACCGACCCGAAATACAAAGAGTTTCTCGAATACTTGAATAAACTATATACGGAAGAGCTGATCGATCCTGAAGTTTACACACATGATAGTGCTCAACTGCTGGCGAAAGGAGCTGAAGGACGAATTGGCGCTGTTATAACGAGCAACCCAGAAACATTAATGAATCAAGATCATTATTCTGGCGGTGAAGCGTTAGAAGGCCCACACGGTGATAAGTTATACAGCCATGTCAAACCACCTCTTGTCCATGTCGGCGCATTCGCGATTACGGACAAAAATGAGCACCCTGAAGCGACCGTGCGGTGGATGGATTACTTCTTTGGCGAGGAAGGCGCTACGTTTTATTTCATGGGCAAAGAAGGAGAAACGTACACGAAACAGGAAGACGGCTCCCTTGAATATACGGAAGACATTACTGACAACCCTGATGGTTTGACGCAAGACCAAGCATTGGCATCGTACATTACTTGGCTTGGCGGCAGCTATCCTGGCTATGTGCAAGAACACTATTTTAAAGGCTCAGAGTCGCTGCCAAATTCAATTGAAAATGGTGAAAAAGCCGCCGCAAATGCCCCTGAAGAAATTTGGAATGCTTTTAACTACACAAGAGAAGAGCAACAATTCCGTGATTCTGTCGGCGCCGACCTTGAAACATTCATCAACGAAACAGAAGACGCTTTCATCACTGGCAGAAAACCACTAAGCGAATGGGAAGATTATGTCGCCCAAGTTGAAGCGATGGGCTTGGAAGAATATATGTCGATCCAGCAAGCCGCCTATGAGCGGTACCAAGAAGTCGATTAA